A genomic window from Candidatus Kouleothrix ribensis includes:
- a CDS encoding ADP-ribosylglycohydrolase family protein, which yields MLLELAVGDAYGAGFEYAPELVAQHNDLSHYVQHPRHATYPGQYTDDTQMSLAVTEAILSAQPWSPQLLADYFVAAFKRDPREGYAGGFHAFLTQIQSGTQFLAEIEPYSDKSGAAMRACPIGIFPDVVTVLKKGTLQAKLTHNTADGITAANAVALMTHYFLYHVGPKAEVAQFLDTYVPGYNWSVPWSGKVKSKGWMSVRAAVTAVIRNNRLSQMLQDCINFTGDVDTVAAIALGAASCSKEVTHDLPPHLVYALEDGPYGRSYIEVLDRQLLSLIEHYRDTQ from the coding sequence ATGTTACTCGAATTAGCGGTTGGTGACGCCTATGGTGCGGGTTTCGAGTATGCGCCTGAATTGGTCGCGCAACACAATGATCTTTCGCATTATGTCCAGCATCCACGTCACGCAACCTATCCCGGCCAATACACCGATGATACGCAAATGAGTTTGGCCGTAACTGAGGCGATCCTTTCCGCTCAACCCTGGAGCCCGCAACTGCTCGCGGATTACTTTGTTGCCGCCTTCAAACGTGATCCCCGGGAGGGGTATGCCGGCGGCTTTCATGCCTTTCTCACACAGATCCAGAGTGGGACACAGTTTCTGGCGGAGATTGAACCATACAGCGACAAGAGTGGTGCAGCAATGCGCGCGTGTCCGATCGGAATCTTCCCCGACGTAGTCACGGTGCTCAAGAAAGGTACACTCCAAGCCAAACTCACGCACAACACCGCAGATGGCATCACCGCAGCCAATGCCGTTGCCCTGATGACCCACTACTTCCTCTACCACGTGGGGCCGAAAGCCGAAGTTGCTCAGTTCCTTGACACCTATGTCCCTGGCTATAATTGGTCGGTGCCGTGGAGCGGCAAAGTCAAGAGTAAGGGATGGATGAGCGTGCGTGCGGCGGTTACTGCTGTGATTCGCAATAACCGATTGAGTCAGATGCTTCAAGACTGTATCAATTTTACTGGCGATGTGGATACTGTCGCAGCGATTGCGCTTGGTGCCGCCTCCTGTAGCAAAGAAGTTACGCATGATTTGCCACCGCACTTGGTGTATGCGCTTGAAGATGGCCCATACGGGCGCAGCTACATCGAGGTTTTGGATCGTCAACTCTTGAGCTTGATCGAGCACTACCGTGACACACAATGA
- a CDS encoding DUF262 domain-containing protein, whose amino-acid sequence MKASETKFQPIIEGTKQYVVPLFQRSYSWDKREWEILWEDVSDLCDDEELKNHFIGSIVTMPTASVPEGVSKYLLIDGQQRLTTIFILLTLLRDKAKDQGKEELSAEIQENMLVNRFKKGNDYYKLLPTQADRLDFQNLIQRKPLSEESQIYRCYEYFKRKINQVDVITLSKVLTGRFSVVSILLDYDDNPHLVFESLNAKGRQLTQSDLIRNYFFMKIHVDDQEDMYCRFWQPMQNALKENLTECIRHYMMRGGSIVKQGDVYFTLKDRVETRDTLKALDEIATFAGYYQKFIQPNHEANFEISKALKRLNRLEVTTAYPFLLNCYHDYALGHLSADDFLEILQILENFVIRRFVCNLPTSLYNKLFPFLYGWARENNPSDFVAGVQSELQKRDYPKDSLFRSRLVESKLYGPGERAIKAKLILETLESRCNHKEQVPFENLTIEHVLPQTVTDWWKQHLGEDWQADYELYVHTLGNLTLTAYNSELSNEHFPRKQQHLSQSHIELNKYFQHVSKWDREAIEKRSQMLADEALLYWPYFGDEKPVSVAANADDVTGKKPQTLIILGQRIAVDNWRDVLGKTLNTIADLEPDRFDVLAATYSRFVSKDADRFTRKLQLTNGYYADVYLSAKSIYRFCEQAIETIGLTRDDWIIETA is encoded by the coding sequence TGCCTGAAGGTGTTAGTAAATATCTTCTTATCGATGGTCAGCAACGTCTAACCACAATCTTCATCCTTCTCACACTCTTACGAGATAAGGCTAAAGATCAAGGCAAGGAAGAACTGTCGGCTGAAATTCAAGAAAATATGTTGGTCAATCGGTTTAAAAAAGGAAATGATTACTACAAACTGCTACCAACCCAAGCAGACCGGTTGGATTTCCAAAACCTAATTCAAAGAAAGCCACTAAGTGAAGAGAGTCAAATATACCGCTGTTACGAGTATTTCAAGCGCAAGATTAATCAGGTGGATGTTATCACGTTGAGCAAAGTGCTTACCGGTCGCTTCTCGGTTGTGAGCATTTTGCTTGATTATGATGATAACCCTCACTTAGTTTTCGAGAGCTTGAATGCGAAGGGCCGACAACTCACGCAATCTGATCTTATCCGTAACTATTTCTTCATGAAAATTCACGTCGATGATCAAGAGGATATGTACTGTAGATTCTGGCAACCAATGCAAAATGCATTAAAAGAAAATCTAACAGAGTGTATTCGCCATTATATGATGCGAGGCGGTTCAATTGTAAAGCAAGGTGATGTCTATTTCACTCTCAAAGATAGAGTTGAAACGAGAGATACCTTAAAGGCATTAGACGAGATTGCAACGTTTGCAGGCTATTATCAAAAATTCATTCAGCCTAATCACGAAGCAAACTTCGAAATCAGCAAAGCTTTGAAGAGGTTAAACCGTCTTGAAGTAACTACTGCATACCCTTTTCTTCTCAACTGCTATCACGATTACGCATTAGGCCATCTATCAGCAGACGATTTCCTAGAAATACTACAGATCCTTGAGAACTTCGTTATACGAAGATTCGTCTGTAACTTACCAACAAGCCTTTACAACAAATTATTCCCATTTCTATATGGATGGGCACGAGAAAATAATCCTTCTGACTTTGTTGCAGGAGTTCAGTCAGAGCTTCAGAAAAGAGATTATCCCAAAGATAGTCTCTTTCGATCACGGCTTGTTGAGTCCAAGCTTTACGGCCCGGGCGAAAGGGCAATTAAGGCTAAACTGATTCTAGAGACATTGGAGTCACGGTGCAATCATAAGGAACAGGTACCTTTCGAAAACCTCACAATAGAACACGTCCTGCCGCAAACAGTCACAGATTGGTGGAAGCAGCATCTAGGCGAAGATTGGCAGGCTGACTATGAACTCTATGTGCACACGCTCGGAAATTTGACATTGACAGCGTACAATTCAGAGTTATCAAACGAACATTTTCCTAGAAAACAACAGCACCTTTCGCAAAGTCATATTGAGCTTAACAAATACTTTCAACACGTAAGTAAATGGGATCGAGAAGCTATTGAGAAAAGGTCACAAATGTTGGCGGATGAGGCCCTATTATACTGGCCATATTTCGGAGATGAAAAGCCAGTATCTGTGGCGGCAAACGCTGATGATGTCACTGGAAAGAAGCCTCAGACTTTAATCATCCTGGGCCAGCGTATAGCTGTAGACAACTGGCGAGATGTTCTTGGAAAGACACTCAATACCATAGCGGATTTAGAACCAGATCGTTTCGATGTCTTAGCTGCAACGTATTCTCGATTTGTAAGCAAAGATGCAGACCGATTTACTCGTAAATTACAACTCACCAATGGGTATTATGCTGATGTATATCTTAGTGCAAAGAGCATATACCGCTTCTGCGAGCAAGCCATTGAAACTATTGGTCTTACGCGAGATGACTGGATAATTGAAACAGCCTAA
- a CDS encoding transposase — protein MLTKEQYIEFLISTPVNYTCTQLADHLSGISHDSITDFLKSQRLTADSVWSCAKNLIHDAEESFLIVDDSVQEKPHARAIELVYPHYSGNKHAVIRGIDIVNLVHSSGDGEYYPIDYRIYAPEYERATKNDHFLAMLKDAFEVRKIRATYIAFDSWYASVANLKYIHRHGRIFYTTLKSNRLVSLSKEEGYIHLDMIEWTPERLQNGIAVKLKEVPFLVKLFKLVAKDGDIEWVITNDPATDLTITIVRGRNDVRWDVECFHRELKQLTGIEKCQCQNEWSQRNHIACCYHAWLALKVHATELKKTLYRVKHELLSNYLIAELKQPHIRALSIA, from the coding sequence ATGCTCACGAAAGAGCAATATATCGAGTTCCTGATTAGTACGCCGGTCAATTATACCTGTACGCAGCTCGCAGACCATCTTTCTGGCATTTCGCATGATAGTATTACTGACTTTCTGAAATCACAACGATTGACTGCTGATTCGGTTTGGTCGTGCGCGAAAAACCTGATTCACGATGCAGAAGAAAGCTTTCTCATTGTCGACGATAGCGTGCAAGAGAAACCGCACGCACGTGCGATTGAATTGGTCTATCCGCACTACAGTGGCAATAAACATGCGGTCATTCGTGGGATTGATATCGTCAATCTGGTACATAGCTCAGGAGATGGCGAATACTATCCAATCGACTACCGTATTTACGCACCAGAATATGAACGAGCGACGAAGAATGATCATTTTCTCGCGATGCTGAAAGACGCCTTTGAAGTACGAAAAATACGTGCAACCTATATCGCATTTGACTCGTGGTATGCCAGCGTTGCTAATCTGAAGTACATTCATCGACACGGTCGGATTTTCTATACGACCTTGAAATCGAATCGTTTGGTCAGCTTAAGCAAGGAAGAGGGATATATTCATCTCGACATGATTGAATGGACGCCTGAGCGTCTGCAAAATGGCATCGCGGTGAAACTCAAGGAAGTACCCTTTCTCGTGAAGCTCTTCAAGCTCGTCGCCAAAGACGGTGACATTGAATGGGTGATCACGAACGATCCTGCGACTGATCTAACCATAACCATCGTTCGTGGCCGGAATGATGTGCGGTGGGATGTCGAGTGCTTTCACCGCGAATTGAAACAATTGACTGGCATCGAGAAGTGCCAATGTCAGAACGAATGGTCGCAACGCAACCATATTGCCTGCTGCTACCACGCATGGCTTGCATTAAAAGTGCATGCCACAGAACTAAAGAAGACGCTCTACCGTGTGAAACATGAGCTGCTATCGAATTATTTGATAGCCGAATTGAAGCAACCACACATACGTGCACTCAGTATTGCGTAA
- a CDS encoding Uma2 family endonuclease, whose product MVAQPRVRVSVEHYLQHERTSPSKHEYLDGRVFAMAGASEQHNLLVAHVLGILYGQLRKGSCRAYASDLRVRVPSTNFYTYPDVSVVCGSPSFDPLDADTLLNPIVVMEVLSPSTESYDRGKKFEQYRAIPALSEYILISQDRSLIEQYTRQANDRWLLTLYQMPESQLILESINCSLLLADIYEGIAFHTEP is encoded by the coding sequence ATGGTTGCACAGCCCAGAGTACGCGTATCGGTTGAACATTATCTGCAGCACGAACGGACAAGCCCGAGCAAACATGAATATCTTGATGGACGCGTGTTTGCGATGGCTGGCGCAAGCGAGCAGCATAATTTGCTGGTCGCCCATGTCTTAGGGATTTTGTATGGACAACTTCGTAAAGGATCCTGTCGCGCATATGCGAGCGATCTCCGCGTCCGAGTGCCTAGCACGAACTTCTATACCTATCCAGATGTGAGTGTTGTCTGTGGCTCCCCCAGCTTTGACCCCCTGGACGCTGATACGCTGCTCAACCCGATTGTCGTGATGGAAGTGCTTTCCCCATCGACCGAATCGTATGATCGTGGCAAGAAGTTCGAACAGTATCGCGCCATCCCCGCGTTATCCGAGTACATCCTCATCAGTCAAGATCGAAGCTTAATCGAACAATATACACGGCAAGCAAATGATCGGTGGTTGCTCACCCTATACCAAATGCCAGAGAGTCAGCTCATCCTTGAATCGATCAATTGTTCGCTGCTGCTTGCCGACATCTATGAGGGGATCGCCTTCCACACTGAACCGTGA
- a CDS encoding PIN domain-containing protein, whose translation MKIYLDTCSLNRPLDDKSLARNALEATAVLAILAACEQAHLSLISSDILVFENEQNPHPQRRTFVAEVLKTAPEHIALSDAITQRAQLFASQGVKAIDAMHLAAAEDAAVDYFCTCDDRLLRRARTLSNLPFKSVSPIEFFQEVAL comes from the coding sequence ATGAAAATCTATCTTGATACGTGCAGCTTGAACCGTCCGCTTGATGACAAATCACTGGCCCGCAACGCCTTGGAGGCGACTGCTGTGCTTGCAATCCTGGCAGCCTGCGAACAAGCACACTTGAGTTTGATTTCGTCTGATATTCTCGTTTTTGAGAACGAGCAGAATCCCCATCCGCAACGACGCACCTTTGTCGCTGAGGTACTCAAAACTGCACCAGAACATATTGCCCTCTCTGATGCGATCACCCAACGCGCGCAACTCTTCGCCAGCCAAGGCGTCAAAGCGATCGATGCGATGCATCTTGCCGCAGCGGAAGACGCGGCAGTTGATTACTTTTGTACATGTGATGACCGTCTCTTGCGTCGCGCACGAACCCTGTCCAATCTCCCGTTCAAGTCGGTCTCGCCAATCGAATTTTTCCAGGAGGTTGCACTATGA